One Thauera sp. K11 DNA window includes the following coding sequences:
- a CDS encoding ABC transporter permease → MPLFILRRGLQALNVLFVMSLLVFAGVYAIGDPLDLLVDPNATREDMARAAAALGLDQPLWVQYGRFLANALRGDLGNSFIHGVPALGLIAERLPATLELAVVAMLIAVLLGIPLGLWAGLKPDSAAGKAIMAGSILGFSLPTFWVGLMLIMVFAVQLGWLPASGRGPTTGLLGVQTSLLSAEGWRHLLLPAANLALFKLSLIIRLTRSGTREALLQDYVKFARAKGLSNTRVVGVHVLKNILIPIVTVVGLEFGSLIAFSVVTESIFAWPGMGKLLLDSITQLDRPVVVAYLLLIVTLYIAINLAVDLLYAALDPRVRLAGARQ, encoded by the coding sequence ATGCCCCTTTTCATCCTGCGACGCGGCCTCCAGGCCCTCAACGTGCTGTTCGTGATGTCGCTGCTGGTGTTCGCCGGCGTGTATGCGATCGGCGACCCGCTCGACCTGCTGGTCGACCCGAACGCCACCCGCGAGGACATGGCGCGCGCCGCGGCGGCGCTCGGTCTAGACCAGCCGCTGTGGGTGCAGTACGGCCGCTTCCTGGCGAACGCGCTGCGGGGCGACCTGGGCAACTCCTTCATCCACGGCGTGCCGGCGCTGGGGCTGATCGCCGAGCGGCTGCCGGCGACGCTGGAACTGGCCGTCGTCGCGATGCTGATCGCGGTGCTGCTGGGCATCCCGCTCGGGCTGTGGGCGGGGCTGAAGCCGGATTCGGCGGCGGGCAAGGCGATCATGGCCGGCTCCATCCTCGGCTTCTCGCTGCCCACCTTCTGGGTGGGGCTGATGCTGATCATGGTGTTCGCGGTGCAGCTCGGCTGGCTGCCGGCCAGCGGCCGCGGGCCGACCACCGGACTGCTGGGGGTGCAGACCTCGCTGCTGAGCGCCGAGGGCTGGCGCCACCTGCTGCTGCCGGCGGCCAACCTGGCGCTGTTCAAGCTGTCGCTGATCATCCGCCTCACCCGCAGCGGCACGCGCGAGGCGCTGCTGCAGGACTACGTGAAGTTCGCCCGCGCCAAGGGCCTGTCCAATACGCGGGTGGTGGGCGTGCACGTGCTGAAGAACATCCTGATCCCCATCGTCACCGTGGTCGGGCTGGAATTCGGTTCGCTGATCGCCTTCTCGGTGGTCACCGAATCGATATTCGCCTGGCCGGGCATGGGCAAGCTGCTGCTCGATTCGATCACCCAGCTCGACCGCCCGGTGGTGGTCGCCTACCTGCTGCTGATCGTCACGCTGTACATCGCCATCAATCTGGCGGTGGACCTGCTGTATGCCGCACTCGACCCGCGGGTACGGCTGGCCGGAGCACGGCAATGA
- a CDS encoding ABC transporter ATP-binding protein: MNAPPASATNAPAQAATAPLLELRGIAKQFGASPDWIERLGQRLGWLRPAAAVHALDGVDLAVAQGEVVGLVGESGCGKSTLGRIAVGLHAPTRGTRLWRGTDVDALPEAERRRVQLGIQMIFQDPYASLNPRMRVRDLLAEAPRVHGLISRAEQAGFVAGLLRQVGLDPAMAERFPHQFSGGQRARVGIARALAVKPGFLVCDEAVAALDVSIQAQVLNLFMRLREQLGLTCLFISHDLGVVRHLSDRVAVMYLGRIVENAPVADIFARPAHPYTQGLLAEVPTLKVEKKRFLAIRGELPSPLAPPPGCHFHPRCPHAFDRCRHEAPRLREVAPDHASACHLHD, from the coding sequence ATGAACGCCCCGCCGGCTTCCGCGACCAACGCTCCGGCGCAGGCCGCCACCGCGCCACTGCTCGAACTGCGCGGCATCGCCAAGCAGTTCGGCGCCTCGCCCGACTGGATCGAACGCCTCGGGCAGCGCCTGGGCTGGCTGCGGCCCGCCGCGGCGGTGCATGCGCTCGACGGCGTCGACCTCGCCGTCGCGCAGGGCGAAGTCGTCGGCCTGGTGGGCGAATCCGGCTGCGGCAAGTCCACGCTGGGCCGCATCGCCGTCGGCCTGCACGCCCCCACCCGCGGCACGCGGCTGTGGCGCGGCACCGACGTCGACGCCCTCCCCGAAGCCGAGCGCCGCCGCGTGCAGCTCGGCATCCAGATGATCTTCCAGGACCCGTACGCGTCGCTGAACCCGCGCATGCGCGTGCGCGACCTGCTGGCCGAGGCGCCACGCGTGCATGGGCTGATCTCCCGCGCCGAACAGGCCGGCTTCGTCGCCGGGCTGCTGCGCCAGGTCGGCCTCGATCCGGCGATGGCCGAGCGCTTTCCGCACCAGTTCTCGGGCGGCCAGCGCGCCCGCGTCGGCATCGCGCGGGCGCTGGCGGTGAAGCCCGGATTCCTCGTCTGCGACGAGGCAGTGGCGGCGCTCGACGTGTCCATCCAGGCCCAGGTGCTGAACCTCTTCATGCGGCTGCGCGAACAGCTCGGGCTCACCTGCCTCTTCATCAGCCACGACCTCGGCGTGGTGCGCCACCTGTCGGACCGCGTGGCGGTCATGTACCTCGGCCGCATCGTCGAGAACGCGCCGGTCGCCGACATCTTCGCCCGCCCCGCCCACCCCTATACGCAGGGCCTGCTCGCCGAAGTGCCGACGCTCAAGGTCGAAAAGAAACGCTTCCTCGCCATCCGCGGCGAACTCCCCTCCCCGCTCGCACCGCCGCCCGGCTGCCACTTCCACCCGCGCTGCCCGCACGCCTTCGACCGCTGCCGGCACGAAGCGCCCAGGCTGCGGGAAGTCGCGCCGGACCACGCCTCGGCGTGCCATCTGCACGATTGA
- a CDS encoding ABC transporter ATP-binding protein encodes MSTAAPPTLVVEHLTTRFATRTGTVTAVDDVGFSVAPGEVLGLVGESGSGKSMTGFSILGLVDPPGEIAGGSIRLDGRELRGLPAHEWRALRGDRIAMIFQDPMMTLNPVLRIDTQMIETVRAHRRVGRGEARERARDALARVGIPSPDERLRAYPHQLSGGMRQRVAIAIALLNAPDLIIADEPTTALDVTIQAQILFEMQTLCRESGTALIWITHDLAVVAGLADRVCVMYAGRIVEQGSTAQVLEAPAHPYTRGLLDSTPAANAAPHGAGRPRPLRQIPGMAPSLHALPAGCAFRPRCARASAACERAPALVEAASGHAVRCFHPLAAGESLR; translated from the coding sequence ATGAGCACCGCCGCCCCGCCCACCCTCGTCGTGGAACACCTGACCACGCGCTTCGCCACCCGCACCGGCACCGTCACCGCGGTCGACGACGTCGGCTTCAGCGTCGCGCCCGGCGAGGTGCTGGGCCTGGTGGGCGAATCCGGCTCGGGCAAATCGATGACGGGCTTTTCCATCCTCGGCCTGGTCGACCCGCCGGGCGAGATCGCCGGCGGCAGCATCCGGCTCGACGGCCGCGAGCTGCGCGGCCTGCCGGCGCACGAATGGCGCGCGCTGCGCGGGGACCGCATCGCGATGATCTTCCAGGACCCGATGATGACGCTGAATCCGGTGCTGCGCATCGACACGCAGATGATCGAGACGGTGCGCGCGCACCGGCGGGTCGGCCGCGGCGAGGCGCGCGAACGCGCGCGCGACGCGCTCGCCCGCGTCGGCATCCCCTCGCCCGACGAGCGCCTGCGCGCCTATCCGCACCAGTTGTCGGGCGGCATGCGCCAACGGGTGGCGATCGCCATCGCGCTGCTGAACGCGCCTGACCTCATCATCGCCGACGAGCCCACCACCGCGCTCGACGTCACCATACAGGCGCAGATCCTGTTCGAGATGCAGACCCTGTGCCGCGAATCCGGCACCGCGCTGATCTGGATCACGCACGACCTCGCGGTGGTCGCCGGTCTCGCCGACCGGGTGTGCGTGATGTACGCCGGCCGCATCGTCGAACAGGGCAGCACGGCGCAGGTACTGGAGGCACCCGCCCACCCCTACACCCGCGGCCTGCTGGATTCGACCCCAGCGGCGAACGCCGCGCCGCACGGCGCCGGACGCCCGCGGCCTCTGCGCCAGATCCCCGGCATGGCGCCCTCGCTGCACGCGCTGCCCGCGGGCTGTGCCTTCCGGCCGCGCTGCGCACGCGCCAGCGCTGCCTGCGAACGGGCGCCGGCACTCGTCGAGGCCGCGTCCGGCCATGCGGTGCGCTGCTTCCACCCGCTCGCGGCCGGCGAGAGCCTGCGATGA
- a CDS encoding ABC transporter permease has protein sequence MSESPEAAAVAPPAPAAERPLRRFVSAYAESRVALAGLALLLAIVLAAAFAPWLAPQNPYDLMQLDVLDGRLPPGSASGDGRLTYLLGTDEQGRDMLSAILYGLRISVGVGVAATLLALAIGMALGLAAGYFGGRFDAVLMRIADIQLSFPSILVAMILLALFGQGIDKIVVALVASQWAYYARTTRGTALVERRREYIDAARLLGLSTPRILFRHLLPNCLPPLIVVAALQVAAAIALEATLSFLGLGLPVTEPSLGLLISNGFQYLYSGRYWISVFPGVALLLIILAINLVADRLRDVLNPRLHER, from the coding sequence ATGAGCGAATCGCCCGAAGCCGCGGCCGTCGCGCCGCCCGCACCGGCCGCGGAGCGCCCGCTGCGCCGCTTCGTGAGCGCGTACGCCGAGAGCCGGGTCGCACTCGCCGGCCTCGCGCTGCTGCTGGCCATCGTGCTGGCGGCCGCGTTCGCGCCCTGGCTGGCGCCGCAGAATCCCTACGACCTGATGCAGCTCGACGTGCTCGATGGCCGCCTGCCGCCGGGCAGCGCCAGCGGCGACGGCAGGCTGACCTACCTGCTCGGCACCGACGAACAGGGCCGCGACATGCTGTCGGCCATCCTGTACGGCCTGCGCATCAGCGTCGGCGTGGGCGTGGCGGCCACGCTGCTGGCGCTGGCGATCGGCATGGCGCTGGGGCTGGCGGCGGGCTACTTCGGCGGGCGCTTCGACGCGGTCCTGATGCGCATCGCCGACATCCAGCTCTCGTTCCCGTCCATCCTGGTGGCGATGATCCTGCTCGCGCTGTTCGGCCAGGGCATCGACAAGATCGTCGTGGCGCTGGTCGCCTCGCAATGGGCCTACTACGCGCGCACCACGCGCGGCACGGCGCTGGTCGAGCGGCGCAGGGAATACATCGACGCCGCGCGCCTGCTCGGCCTGTCGACGCCGCGCATCCTGTTCCGCCACCTGCTGCCCAACTGCCTGCCGCCGCTGATCGTGGTGGCGGCGCTGCAGGTGGCGGCGGCGATCGCGCTGGAGGCCACGCTGTCCTTCCTCGGCCTCGGCCTGCCGGTCACCGAGCCCTCGCTCGGCCTGCTGATCTCCAACGGCTTCCAGTACCTGTACTCCGGCCGCTACTGGATCAGCGTGTTTCCCGGCGTGGCGCTGCTGCTGATCATCCTCGCCATCAACCTCGTCGCCGACCGGCTGCGCGACGTGCTGAACCCGAGGCTGCACGAACGATGA
- a CDS encoding RidA family protein, producing the protein METRVINPPELFVGKAFSQTFSVEGAQRLIFIAGQIDCDREGRVRNPDDLEAQLKGTLDNLDIALRAQGATMQDLVKVNFYIVGLQPAQTPRIRDIRAAYFDAGKPPAVTLVGIERLSMDGLLVEIEGIAAR; encoded by the coding sequence ATGGAAACCAGGGTCATCAACCCGCCCGAACTCTTCGTCGGCAAGGCGTTCAGCCAGACCTTCTCGGTCGAGGGCGCGCAGCGGCTCATCTTCATCGCCGGCCAGATCGACTGCGACCGCGAAGGCAGGGTGCGCAACCCGGACGATCTCGAGGCGCAACTGAAGGGCACGCTCGACAACCTCGACATCGCGCTGCGCGCGCAGGGCGCGACGATGCAGGATCTGGTGAAGGTGAATTTCTACATCGTCGGCCTGCAGCCGGCGCAGACGCCGCGCATCCGCGACATCCGTGCCGCCTATTTCGACGCCGGCAAGCCGCCGGCGGTGACGCTGGTGGGCATCGAGCGGCTGTCGATGGATGGGCTGCTGGTGGAGATCGAGGGGATCGCCGCACGCTGA
- a CDS encoding PEP-CTERM sorting domain-containing protein produces MNKFSIVAGLLLAASAATAQAAGTIDSLSLVPSTATVIDFGSEFGHEINGSYNIGAAYFSSATQYTLGQYAFDLGENGLWGGDVRFLSFDNIGSTTLDISFNGLTTKGFAFDFSAWQDLGSSEPVSVTVSYFDAADSLIGSHEVSIPAFGSTTYNAFLTTGYVSDNADIARISIAGDGVVLDNLTFTTPVPEPETYAMLLAGLGLLAGVARRRG; encoded by the coding sequence ATGAACAAGTTCAGCATCGTCGCCGGCCTGCTGCTGGCCGCCTCCGCCGCGACCGCCCAGGCCGCCGGCACCATCGACAGCCTGTCCCTGGTCCCGAGCACGGCCACGGTCATCGATTTCGGCAGCGAATTCGGCCATGAGATCAACGGCAGCTACAACATCGGCGCCGCCTACTTCTCGTCGGCCACGCAATACACGCTTGGCCAGTACGCGTTCGATCTCGGCGAAAACGGCCTGTGGGGCGGTGACGTCCGCTTCCTCTCGTTCGACAACATCGGCTCCACCACGCTCGACATCAGCTTCAACGGCCTGACCACCAAGGGCTTCGCCTTCGACTTCAGTGCCTGGCAGGATCTGGGTTCGAGCGAGCCGGTTTCGGTCACCGTCAGCTATTTCGATGCCGCCGACAGCCTGATCGGCAGCCACGAAGTGAGCATCCCGGCCTTTGGTTCCACCACCTACAACGCGTTCCTCACCACCGGCTACGTCAGCGACAACGCCGACATCGCCCGCATCAGCATCGCTGGCGACGGCGTGGTCCTGGACAACCTGACCTTCACCACCCCGGTGCCGGAACCCGAAACCTACGCCATGCTGCTGGCTGGCCTGGGCCTGCTGGCCGGCGTCGCGCGCCGCCGCGGCTGA